The genomic stretch CCTGCCAAATCTCCAGCGTACGGCGGTCACTAAGGTCTGTGTCGAGCGTATCGAAGCGGATTTCATTCTTCTGCTTATCCGGCCCGTGGCACTCAAGACAGTGCGTGCGCAAAAACGGCTTGAGCGCCTTGAGGGCGTCATCGGCGCGAGCGGAGCCCAGCGGGATTATAAGGCAGGCCAGCCCTGCGAAGGCAACAAGACGCTGGCGGACTCGCAGGCTCGTCCCTCCAAGCCAAGCGCGGCCGACCTCAATGAAAAATGGAGGGACGAGCCTGCGAGTCCGAAAACGAACGTTCCGCGTCATGACTGCCGCTCGAAGCCGGTCAGGGTGCCGGTGCTGGTGCCAAAGCGGTCGGCTTCCACACCGAAGTTTTGCAGCATGGACAGCAACAGGTTCGCCGCCGGCACGCGCCGGGGGTCCTCTTCCGGATAGATCTTCGACTCACCATGCCGGAAGCCGCCGCCAGCAAGCAGCAGTGGCAGGTTGCGCGTGGAGTGCGTGCCCGTAGCCATGCCGCAGCCGAAAAAGACCATCGTGTGATCCAGCAACGTGCCCCCGTTGATCGGATCCTCCTGCGCCTTGAGTAGGTCGAGTAGGTGCGCCATCTGCGCAGTCATGTTCGCCTCGATCTTCATCAGCGCGGCCGTGTGGCTGTCGCGATTACCGTGATGCGAAAAGCCGTGGTACCCTCCGTTCAATCCAAAATCGCCATTCACAAAACCGGACGACAAAGTAATCGCGCGCGTAGAGTCGGTTTGGATCGCCAACGCGATCAGCTCCACCATCGCCTTCAAGTCCGCCTCCGTGCCCTTGCCTTGCGGCGGCTCGGGATGGTCGGTCTTCGGCTTTGGCCGGTCCACCCACGGTTCCTGTTGCACGATCTTCTTTTCCAGCGACCGCACCGACTCGAGGTATTCCTCAAACTTGTGCTGATCCTGTTTGCCGAGCTGGCCCTTCACGCCCTTCGCCTGCTCTAGCACCACATCGAGAATACTGCCGTGCAGCTTGAATTGCTGCCGTTGCTTGGCCTTGTCCGCGGCCGCTTCTTCGAGGAATAAGGCGCGATAGGTTTGCCGTAAATCAATCGCGGGCACCTGCACGCCCGTGCGCGTGAAGCTCGTGAGATTTCCTTCATTCACCCGGACCGTCAGCGAAGGAAACCGCGTGGCCGCGCCGACATGCTCGGCCATCTTCTGGTCGAGGCTGATGTTCCCCTCCGGAAAGCCCGCCGCCAAGTGCGGCCGCACGCCACTGAGCAACACCGGCACGCCCTGATGCCCGCCCGTGTTGCCGTGGTCCAGATTGGAGAAAACCGTGAAATCCTTGCGATGGCGTTCCAGAGGCTTGAGCGTCGGCGTTAGCGCATAGTCTGCCCCTGCCGTGCTCGGGAAAAATCCTTTCCGATAAATGCCGTAATTGTTCGACAAACAAACAAACCGCTTCACCGGCCCCTTGGCCCGGGCGGCCTTCTGCGCCGCGCGCACTTCTGGCAACGATTCCAGCAAGGGCAACGCCATCGCCACTCCCGCGCCTTTCAGAAATTGCCGCCGGTTCGGACTGAAATTCTCCATGTCCAAAAGTGTGATGGAACATCCGGAGTAAATCAAGCCTCCACGTTCATTTTTGCCGACCCAGAAACGCCTCACGTTTTTCGGCCCATTTCACGTGGCGATCGAAGATGATGCCGTACTGTTTGTAGCTGTGATACGGCACGCTCTCCTTCTTCCACGCGGCCACGGCGGCATCGTAGGTTTTGCGCATCTCGGCGAGGGCTTCCCGGGCGTCACTATCGCGAAGTACATTGTTCAGCTCCAAGCGATCCTTAGCGAGATGATAGAGTTCATCGGCCGCCTCCAGTTCGCCCTCAGCGTAGGGCCAATAAATGTATTTCCAATCCTTGGTCACCACCGAGTAGCTGTGCACCGCCTTCGGGCCCCACACATTGATCAACGGCAATGACTGATGCGTCTCGGCTTTCGGATC from Limisphaerales bacterium encodes the following:
- a CDS encoding DUF1552 domain-containing protein translates to MENFSPNRRQFLKGAGVAMALPLLESLPEVRAAQKAARAKGPVKRFVCLSNNYGIYRKGFFPSTAGADYALTPTLKPLERHRKDFTVFSNLDHGNTGGHQGVPVLLSGVRPHLAAGFPEGNISLDQKMAEHVGAATRFPSLTVRVNEGNLTSFTRTGVQVPAIDLRQTYRALFLEEAAADKAKQRQQFKLHGSILDVVLEQAKGVKGQLGKQDQHKFEEYLESVRSLEKKIVQQEPWVDRPKPKTDHPEPPQGKGTEADLKAMVELIALAIQTDSTRAITLSSGFVNGDFGLNGGYHGFSHHGNRDSHTAALMKIEANMTAQMAHLLDLLKAQEDPINGGTLLDHTMVFFGCGMATGTHSTRNLPLLLAGGGFRHGESKIYPEEDPRRVPAANLLLSMLQNFGVEADRFGTSTGTLTGFERQS